One window of the Thioflexithrix psekupsensis genome contains the following:
- a CDS encoding heme lyase CcmF/NrfE family subunit: MFFSTGVVGAENGHRRFFLDIIFFTGMAVMIPEIGHFALVLALALAVVQTVFPLLGTVKGVANWTAVARPAVYGQVFFLTLAYVCLTTSFIHSDFSVAYVANHSNTQLPLIYRIVSVWGGHEGSLLLWVLALALWTLAVARFSEALPRDVLARVLSVMGFVSVGFLLFLIVTSNPFERLNPAPLEGRDLNPLLQDPGLIVHPPMLYMGYVGFAVVFGFAIAALIGGRLDSAWARWSRPWTLVAWVFLTLGIALGSWWAYYELGWGGWWFWDPVENASFMPWLVGTALLHSLAVAEKRNTFKAWTVLLAIFAFSLSLLGTFLVRSGVLTSVHAFATDPARGLFILIFLGVVVGLSLSLYAWRAPTIVNRGNFSLFSKESLLLSNNLLLVVICASVLLGTLYPLFLDALNLGKISVGPPYFDTVFLLLMSPLLVLLGLGPLARWKQDDPKTLIWRLRFIILLSVGLGLLVPFLFMGMVGLTVFPGLAVSFWVILTSIQAVRERLRYKTNPWQAFISLPGGFYGMTMAHIGVAVFVIGVVVSNAFSTEKDVRLEPHVELDLAGYHFIFEGVESLRGPNYTAERGRVIVQQDGRDVTVLFPEKRTYLVQTMPMTEADIHVTLFRDIYISLGEPLGAKGAWSVRIYHKPFVRWIWLGALLMALGGLLAAGDARYRRVKARRAVALDNQTAAKPV; encoded by the coding sequence ATGTTTTTTTCGACGGGCGTTGTTGGCGCGGAGAATGGACATCGTCGTTTTTTTTTGGATATTATTTTTTTTACAGGTATGGCAGTGATGATTCCTGAAATTGGTCATTTTGCGTTGGTGTTGGCGTTGGCGTTGGCGGTGGTACAGACGGTTTTTCCGTTATTGGGTACGGTCAAGGGCGTTGCCAATTGGACGGCGGTGGCGCGGCCGGCGGTTTATGGTCAGGTGTTTTTTTTGACCTTAGCTTATGTTTGTTTAACGACTAGTTTTATTCATTCTGATTTTTCAGTGGCTTATGTCGCCAATCATTCTAATACGCAATTGCCGTTGATTTATCGGATTGTCAGTGTGTGGGGGGGGCATGAGGGGTCATTGTTGTTGTGGGTGTTGGCGTTGGCGTTGTGGACTTTGGCGGTGGCGCGGTTTAGTGAGGCGTTGCCGCGGGATGTGTTGGCGCGGGTGTTGAGTGTGATGGGGTTTGTGAGTGTGGGGTTTTTGTTGTTTTTGATTGTGACTTCTAATCCTTTTGAACGTCTTAATCCTGCGCCGCTTGAGGGGCGTGATTTGAATCCGTTGTTGCAAGACCCTGGGTTGATTGTGCATCCGCCGATGTTGTATATGGGTTATGTGGGGTTTGCGGTGGTGTTTGGGTTTGCGATTGCGGCGTTGATTGGGGGGCGGTTAGACAGTGCGTGGGCGCGGTGGTCGCGGCCGTGGACGTTGGTGGCTTGGGTGTTTTTGACTTTGGGGATCGCGTTGGGCAGTTGGTGGGCGTATTATGAATTGGGTTGGGGGGGATGGTGGTTTTGGGACCCGGTAGAAAATGCGTCGTTTATGCCGTGGTTGGTGGGGACGGCGTTGTTGCATTCTTTGGCGGTGGCTGAAAAAAGAAATACTTTTAAGGCGTGGACGGTATTGTTAGCGATTTTTGCGTTTTCTTTGAGTTTGTTGGGGACGTTTTTGGTGCGTTCTGGGGTGTTGACTTCGGTTCATGCGTTTGCCACTGATCCTGCACGGGGTTTATTTATTCTTATTTTCTTGGGTGTTGTGGTGGGTTTGTCGCTGAGTTTGTATGCGTGGCGTGCGCCGACGATTGTTAATCGTGGGAATTTTTCGCTGTTTTCTAAGGAAAGTTTGTTATTAAGCAATAATTTATTGTTAGTCGTTATTTGTGCCAGTGTGTTATTAGGGACGCTTTATCCGTTATTTTTAGATGCGTTAAATTTGGGGAAAATTTCGGTAGGGCCGCCTTATTTTGATACGGTTTTTCTTTTGTTAATGTCGCCGTTATTGGTTTTATTGGGATTAGGCCCTTTGGCGCGTTGGAAACAAGATGATCCTAAAACGCTGATTTGGCGATTGCGCTTTATTATTTTGCTCAGTGTGGGTTTGGGTTTACTTGTTCCTTTTCTTTTTATGGGAATGGTGGGTTTAACGGTGTTTCCGGGGTTAGCGGTGTCGTTTTGGGTTATTTTAACCAGTATTCAAGCGGTACGAGAAAGATTACGTTATAAAACCAATCCATGGCAAGCGTTTATCAGTTTGCCGGGGGGGTTTTATGGAATGACGATGGCCCATATTGGTGTGGCGGTGTTTGTTATTGGCGTGGTGGTGTCTAATGCGTTTAGTACGGAGAAAGATGTGCGTTTAGAGCCGCATGTGGAATTGGATTTGGCGGGGTATCATTTTATTTTTGAAGGGGTGGAGAGTTTGCGTGGCCCGAATTATACCGCCGAGCGGGGGCGTGTTATTGTGCAGCAAGATGGGCGCGATGTAACGGTGTTATTCCCTGAAAAACGCACTTATTTAGTTCAAACGATGCCGATGACGGAAGCGGATATTCATGTGACGTTATTCCGTGATATTTATATTTCTTTAGGCGAGCCATTAGGCGCGAAAGGCGCGTGGAGTGTGCGTATTTATCATAAGCCGTTTGTGCGTTGGATTTGGTTGGGGGCATTATTGATGGCTTTGGGGGGATTATTAGCCGCAGGCGATGCGCGTTATCGTCGGGTAAAAGCACGGCGTGCGGTTGCACTCGATAATCAGACGGCAGCCAAGCCAGTTTAA
- the ccmI gene encoding c-type cytochrome biogenesis protein CcmI produces the protein MLTFWIIAVVLTLLALAFVIPPLLSREKLTETVERREMNVAIYQERLDELQLELDKQNISAQQFATAKLELDQTLLQEVTAESPAPVVLPSRWQWPSAVAVAVLVPAIAMGLYVRYGEFALLSPEAVKTAAPHGEAAGMDSVLASVQQLAERLQQQPDDVDGWIMLARSYSMLEDAQAAAEAYAKAIALMTTQDPDILAEYAEVLAAVHGGKMQGQPEILVQAALHLDPDNQRALFFAGIAATQRQAFAEAVVHWERLLGLVPDDQGEIKAVLQEQVAKAREFAASGVTPSASDSKPESASASIPASQAATETTENVTESTPVSDPIQIQVHVALSPDAQSQVAETDTVFILIRAADGPPMPLAVVRKTVAELPFTVTLSESMAMMPNMTLANFANVYAMARVSRSGQPTAQPGDWQGKSDTFNPREQRDVIQIVMGERVD, from the coding sequence ATGTTGACGTTTTGGATTATTGCAGTGGTGTTGACCCTTTTGGCGTTGGCTTTTGTGATTCCGCCGTTGTTATCACGGGAGAAATTGACGGAAACGGTGGAACGCCGCGAAATGAATGTGGCTATTTATCAAGAGCGTTTAGATGAGTTGCAATTGGAATTAGACAAGCAAAATATTTCTGCCCAACAATTTGCAACGGCTAAATTGGAATTGGATCAGACTTTATTGCAAGAGGTGACGGCGGAGTCGCCTGCGCCTGTGGTTTTGCCGTCGCGGTGGCAGTGGCCGAGTGCGGTGGCGGTGGCGGTGTTGGTGCCTGCGATAGCGATGGGTTTGTACGTGCGCTATGGCGAATTCGCGCTGTTGTCGCCTGAGGCGGTGAAAACGGCTGCCCCCCATGGTGAGGCAGCGGGTATGGACAGTGTGTTGGCCAGTGTGCAGCAGTTAGCCGAGCGTTTGCAGCAACAACCTGATGATGTAGACGGTTGGATCATGTTGGCGCGTTCTTACAGTATGCTGGAAGATGCGCAAGCCGCCGCGGAGGCTTATGCCAAAGCGATTGCGTTGATGACGACGCAAGACCCTGATATTTTAGCCGAGTATGCCGAAGTTTTAGCGGCAGTACACGGGGGGAAAATGCAGGGACAGCCTGAAATTTTGGTACAAGCTGCATTACATTTAGACCCTGATAATCAACGTGCTTTATTTTTCGCAGGGATTGCGGCCACGCAGCGGCAAGCCTTTGCTGAAGCGGTGGTGCATTGGGAGCGGTTATTGGGTTTAGTGCCTGACGATCAGGGAGAAATTAAAGCTGTTTTACAAGAACAAGTGGCTAAAGCGCGGGAATTCGCCGCTTCGGGGGTGACTCCATCGGCTTCCGATTCCAAACCTGAATCCGCATCCGCATCTATTCCCGCATCGCAAGCGGCAACGGAAACCACTGAAAATGTGACGGAATCCACGCCCGTATCCGATCCCATTCAAATTCAAGTCCATGTTGCTTTGTCTCCCGATGCGCAGTCACAAGTGGCTGAAACGGATACGGTATTTATTCTGATTCGTGCGGCTGATGGGCCGCCTATGCCTTTGGCTGTGGTACGGAAAACAGTGGCTGAATTGCCGTTTACAGTGACATTAAGCGAGTCAATGGCGATGATGCCGAATATGACGTTAGCGAATTTTGCCAATGTTTACGCTATGGCGCGAGTGTCCCGCTCTGGACAGCCTACGGCGCAACCGGGCGATTGGCAAGGAAAAAGTGATACATTTAACCCCAGAGAACAACGAGATGTGATTCAAATTGTCATGGGGGAACGAGTGGATTAA
- a CDS encoding cytochrome c-type biogenesis protein, producing MMRIWFIIGLFLLAYPAIAIDSNPQPFADAMTEARYKELLKELRCMVCPNQPLSDSEAGLAQDLREEVREMVLQGQSNVDIKTFLVARYGDSVLYNPPVMPKTFLLWFGPAVLLLIAFFVLVYFIRRQNKVVSTPVLTPEEQEKLTQVLNQRDPS from the coding sequence ATGATGAGAATTTGGTTTATTATTGGATTATTTTTATTGGCTTATCCAGCCATTGCCATTGACAGCAATCCACAGCCTTTTGCGGATGCCATGACGGAGGCGCGTTATAAAGAATTATTAAAAGAATTGCGCTGTATGGTGTGTCCTAATCAACCCTTGTCTGATTCTGAAGCGGGATTGGCACAAGATTTACGCGAAGAAGTGCGAGAAATGGTGTTGCAAGGACAGAGTAATGTGGATATTAAAACGTTTTTAGTGGCGCGTTATGGGGATAGTGTATTATACAATCCACCCGTGATGCCGAAAACGTTTTTATTATGGTTTGGACCTGCGGTGTTATTATTGATTGCGTTTTTTGTCTTGGTTTATTTTATTCGTCGTCAAAATAAGGTGGTTTCTACGCCTGTTTTAACGCCCGAAGAACAAGAAAAATTAACCCAAGTGTTAAATCAGCGCGACCCGTCTTAA
- a CDS encoding DsbE family thiol:disulfide interchange protein has translation MFRAVLPLVIFAILMVFLYIGLSLDPRAKESVLIGKPAPRFNLPLLERPNEHLNEQVFLGQVSLVNAWASWCVSCRHEHPLLMQLAKHTDIPIYGLNYKDEVADALQVLRQQGSPYVANFVDTRGRVGMDWGVIGTPETFVVDQQGIVRYKHTGPLTVAVLETEILPLIEKLRNTSPNQSL, from the coding sequence ATGTTTCGTGCTGTTTTGCCTTTGGTTATTTTTGCGATATTAATGGTTTTTTTATATATTGGTTTAAGTTTAGACCCGCGAGCGAAAGAGTCGGTGTTAATTGGTAAGCCTGCGCCGCGTTTTAATTTGCCGTTATTAGAACGCCCTAATGAGCATCTGAATGAACAGGTATTTTTAGGACAAGTGTCGTTGGTGAATGCGTGGGCATCTTGGTGTGTTTCTTGTCGCCATGAGCATCCGTTATTAATGCAATTGGCTAAACATACGGATATTCCTATTTATGGCTTGAATTATAAAGATGAGGTCGCTGATGCGTTGCAAGTATTGCGGCAACAAGGGAGTCCTTATGTGGCGAATTTTGTTGATACCAGAGGTCGGGTGGGTATGGATTGGGGCGTGATTGGTACGCCTGAGACGTTTGTGGTGGATCAACAGGGCATTGTGCGTTATAAACACACAGGCCCTTTGACCGTTGCCGTATTAGAAACTGAGATTTTGCCGTTAATTGAAAAATTACGCAACACTTCTCCTAATCAATCATTGTGA